Genomic DNA from Rhodospirillaceae bacterium:
CATCACGCCAAAATTCCTGAGAATACCGGACATTTAAAAACCCTGGGCCGGCGACTTCGATGGACTGGAGTTCTGGTGGCCCAGAAAGACCTGTGGCAAGCAGTTGTGCCACCTCCCGGGGCTTCCGTTTTAGATCTGGAGCCAGCACCAAGGCGGCGTTTGTCGAAACATCACCATGATCCCGATTTCGTGGGGGTTCCACTGAAATATTCGTTAA
This window encodes:
- a CDS encoding arginine--tRNA ligase, with amino-acid sequence MNIFNNFRDLLSQCINNLQDNGEIPNKLDLTNISVEPPRNRDHGDVSTNAALVLAPDLKRKPREVAQLLATGLSGPPELQSIEVAGPGFLNVRYSQEFWRD